From candidate division KSB1 bacterium, the proteins below share one genomic window:
- a CDS encoding spore maturation protein, which produces MLNYIWLALVAIALVVGAVTGKIEAVTQKAFEMANTGVDIALGLIGIMALWLGIMKLAEEAGLVRMLARAIRPISTRLFPDVPPEHPAMGAMVLNLAANWLGLSNAATPLGLKAMEHLQTLNPKKDTATNAMIMFLALNTGSISLIPATMIAVRAKTGAANPWDIIGSTVFSSTFACITAVTVTKIVQSLEGGAGEFLGRLRRHLKSLLVLGAVIVTLVVLGTVGVLSRALALLPPGFFKNALLLLSQWAIPVLLFIIPVLAFAKKVKVYETFISGAKEGFEVAVKIIPYLVGILVAIGMLRASGALDVFVRLLAPVTNLIGMPAEVLPAALMRPLSGSGTLGIITELINTHGVDSFIGRLASTIYGCSETTFYVVAVYFGCVQVTKTRYAVPVGLIADAAGVLAAVFICRIMFL; this is translated from the coding sequence ATGTTGAACTACATCTGGCTGGCGCTGGTGGCAATTGCCCTCGTCGTGGGTGCGGTCACCGGGAAGATCGAGGCTGTTACCCAGAAGGCCTTTGAGATGGCCAACACCGGCGTTGACATCGCCCTTGGTTTGATTGGCATCATGGCTTTGTGGCTGGGGATTATGAAACTGGCGGAAGAGGCAGGTTTGGTGCGCATGCTGGCGCGCGCCATCCGACCCATCAGCACGCGCCTATTTCCAGATGTGCCGCCCGAACACCCAGCCATGGGAGCAATGGTGCTTAATCTCGCCGCCAACTGGCTCGGGCTGAGCAATGCTGCCACCCCCTTAGGGTTGAAGGCCATGGAACACCTTCAGACGCTCAACCCCAAGAAGGATACGGCAACCAATGCGATGATCATGTTTCTTGCCCTCAACACGGGCAGCATCTCCCTCATTCCTGCCACCATGATCGCCGTCAGGGCCAAGACTGGAGCTGCGAATCCATGGGACATCATCGGGAGCACGGTCTTCTCGTCCACCTTTGCGTGCATCACTGCGGTGACGGTGACCAAGATCGTGCAGAGCCTGGAAGGAGGCGCAGGAGAGTTCCTCGGCCGTCTGCGGCGGCACCTCAAGAGTTTACTCGTGCTGGGAGCAGTGATCGTCACCCTTGTTGTCCTGGGAACAGTAGGTGTCCTCAGCCGCGCGCTGGCACTTCTCCCTCCGGGGTTTTTCAAGAACGCGCTGCTGCTCCTTTCGCAGTGGGCCATTCCCGTGCTGCTCTTCATCATCCCGGTGCTGGCCTTCGCCAAGAAGGTGAAGGTGTACGAAACCTTCATCAGCGGCGCTAAGGAGGGGTTTGAAGTGGCGGTCAAGATCATTCCCTACTTGGTGGGGATTCTGGTCGCCATCGGGATGTTGCGTGCCTCTGGCGCACTGGATGTCTTTGTTCGCTTACTGGCGCCGGTGACCAACCTCATCGGCATGCCCGCGGAAGTGCTGCCGGCTGCGCTCATGCGTCCCCTGTCCGGGAGCGGCACCCTGGGCATCATCACCGAGCTCATCAACACGCATGGGGTGGACTCGTTCATCGGCCGGCTGGCCTCGACCATCTATGGGTGCAGCGAGACAACATTCTACGTGGTAGCGGTCTATTTCGGCTGCGTCCAGGTGACCAAGACGAGGTACGCCGTGCCCGTGGGACTGATTGCGGATGCAGCAGGGGTGCTCGCGGCGGTGTTTATCTGCCGGATAATGTTCTTGTAG